In Streptococcus uberis, a single window of DNA contains:
- a CDS encoding ABC transporter permease, producing the protein MKKTLRKDILRSIRTSKARFLSLFLLMTIGSFALIGLKVTGPDLARSGNQFIQSNKVMDLSVLASSGLSEQDKKELEEIPNASIEFANLLDVEEVENKDSVRLYSLPEKLSKPILKEGKLPEQNNEIALASWQKKRYKIGESITFSAKESKLLKEKQFKVVGFVDSSEIWSKKNLGNSGSGDGQLSYYAFIKSDVFNMSSNLARITYDKLAKMDSFSNAYQELLEKYENKLQKKLKDNGIARLKEIQLQSQKSLTIAKAELTRAKAEISTQEKVLSYLDEDEATIAKNKIDQAKEKILAQEEELEKHQKAIENLPTPQYSLFSRTLLPGGEGYQIYKSSVGSITKVGHIFPVVLYLVAALVTFTTMTRFVDEERVNSGLYAALGYSKNDVLRKFLIYGFLASFLGSTVGILGGTYLLSSQIAKIITKPLILTEIRYYFYWKDACLAYFLASLSALLPVYLIVRKELFQVPAQLLLPKAPTKGSKIILESITILWQKLSFTQKVTLRNIFRYKQRMLMTIFGVAGSVALLFSGLGIRSSLSKVLDHQFNQLSPYHLLVIGNDNDFENSKAVQSFLKNNAIKDYKKSDFASLALSISGLHELQTSSLIISHEKQLSPLLNFKEIKTKSSVDIPENGVLMSEKLARFYKAKVGQKVILTDNQGRHFKVEVANIIETNVGHYLVMSNDYYRSVFSKVKAQPAYYISLKDSDEKAVKKIARKAFDLNATESVIQNTVLIKTVNALVNSLNQIMLFLVILSVLLALVILYNLTTINIAERLRELSTVKVLGFHDSEVTLYIYRETVILSTLGIAIGIVVGRYLHSYIMTVISAANMNFGKDVDLYVYLIPIIAIALLVFALGIIVHTKLKKLNMLEALKSVD; encoded by the coding sequence ATGAAAAAAACACTACGAAAAGACATATTAAGATCCATTAGGACCTCCAAAGCCCGTTTTTTATCCCTATTTTTATTAATGACAATAGGTTCCTTTGCTCTAATTGGCTTAAAGGTGACTGGTCCAGATTTAGCTAGAAGTGGCAATCAATTTATTCAAAGTAATAAGGTGATGGACTTGTCAGTATTAGCCTCTTCTGGTCTGTCAGAACAAGACAAAAAGGAATTAGAGGAAATTCCCAATGCAAGTATTGAGTTTGCTAATCTTTTAGATGTTGAAGAAGTTGAAAATAAGGATTCAGTTCGTTTATATTCTCTTCCAGAAAAACTTTCTAAACCAATACTGAAAGAAGGGAAACTACCCGAACAGAATAACGAAATTGCATTAGCTAGTTGGCAAAAAAAACGTTATAAGATTGGAGAATCAATCACTTTTTCTGCAAAGGAAAGCAAGCTTTTAAAGGAAAAACAGTTTAAAGTTGTTGGTTTTGTCGACTCTTCAGAAATCTGGTCAAAGAAAAATTTAGGCAATTCTGGTTCGGGTGATGGTCAACTTTCCTATTACGCTTTTATAAAATCTGATGTTTTTAACATGTCCTCTAATCTTGCTCGTATCACATATGATAAACTTGCAAAAATGGATAGTTTCTCGAATGCTTATCAAGAACTTTTGGAAAAATATGAAAACAAACTCCAAAAAAAACTAAAGGATAATGGAATAGCCAGATTAAAGGAAATACAGTTACAAAGTCAAAAAAGTTTGACCATTGCTAAGGCAGAACTAACGAGAGCTAAAGCTGAGATAAGCACACAAGAAAAAGTGTTATCCTATTTAGATGAGGATGAGGCAACCATTGCTAAGAATAAGATTGATCAAGCAAAAGAAAAAATATTAGCTCAAGAAGAGGAACTCGAAAAACATCAAAAAGCAATCGAAAATCTTCCAACACCTCAATATAGCTTATTTAGTAGAACGCTTTTACCTGGTGGTGAGGGGTATCAAATTTACAAATCTTCAGTAGGCTCAATTACCAAAGTAGGTCATATTTTTCCGGTTGTCCTTTATTTAGTTGCAGCTTTAGTGACATTTACCACAATGACACGTTTTGTAGATGAAGAAAGAGTTAATTCTGGCCTCTATGCTGCACTTGGCTATTCCAAAAATGATGTTTTAAGAAAATTTTTAATATATGGATTTTTAGCAAGTTTTCTTGGTTCAACAGTTGGTATTCTAGGAGGCACCTATTTACTCTCTTCTCAGATTGCAAAAATTATCACCAAGCCATTAATTCTAACGGAAATCCGTTATTATTTCTATTGGAAGGATGCCTGTTTGGCCTATTTTTTAGCAAGTTTGTCAGCTTTATTGCCTGTCTATCTTATTGTTAGAAAGGAACTTTTCCAAGTTCCAGCACAGCTTTTATTGCCAAAAGCTCCGACCAAGGGATCGAAAATCATTTTAGAATCGATTACAATATTATGGCAGAAATTAAGTTTCACGCAAAAAGTAACCCTTAGAAATATTTTTCGGTATAAGCAAAGAATGCTTATGACTATTTTTGGTGTTGCTGGTTCTGTCGCCTTACTCTTTTCTGGTTTAGGCATCCGTTCATCTTTATCAAAAGTTCTGGATCACCAATTTAACCAGTTGAGCCCTTATCACTTACTTGTTATTGGAAATGATAATGATTTTGAAAATAGCAAAGCTGTTCAGTCATTTTTAAAAAATAATGCGATTAAAGATTATAAAAAAAGTGATTTTGCAAGTCTTGCTTTATCAATTTCTGGTCTTCATGAGCTTCAAACCTCATCGCTTATTATTTCTCATGAGAAGCAATTATCTCCACTTCTGAATTTTAAAGAGATTAAGACAAAATCTTCTGTCGATATCCCTGAAAATGGGGTGTTAATGTCAGAGAAATTAGCCCGTTTTTACAAGGCTAAAGTTGGGCAAAAAGTAATCTTAACGGATAATCAAGGCAGACATTTCAAGGTTGAAGTGGCAAATATTATTGAGACAAATGTCGGACATTATCTTGTCATGTCTAATGATTACTACCGATCCGTTTTTAGTAAAGTTAAAGCACAACCAGCCTATTATATTAGTCTAAAAGATTCAGATGAAAAAGCCGTTAAAAAAATAGCTAGAAAGGCATTCGATTTAAATGCTACTGAGTCAGTCATTCAAAATACGGTTCTAATAAAAACAGTTAATGCTTTGGTAAATTCTCTTAACCAAATCATGTTATTTCTTGTGATATTATCAGTCTTGTTAGCCTTAGTTATCTTATACAATTTAACAACAATCAATATAGCAGAACGTTTGCGTGAGTTATCTACTGTAAAAGTTTTAGGATTTCATGATAGTGAAGTTACCTTATACATTTACAGGGAAACCGTTATTTTATCCACCTTAGGGATAGCTATTGGAATAGTAGTGGGCAGGTATTTGCATTCCTATATAATGACAGTTATTAGTGCTGCTAATATGAATTTCGGTAAAGATGTTGATCTTTATGTTTACCTTATACCGATTATTGCCATCGCCCTATTAGTCTTTGCCTTAGGAATAATAGTACATACTAAATTGAAGAAATTAAATATGTTAGAGGCATTAAAATCGGTTGATTAA
- a CDS encoding ABC transporter ATP-binding protein, which produces MAYIEMKDSCKSYKVGEHRIIANNKVSFSVEKGELAVILGASGAGKSTVLNILGGMDTNDSGQVIIDGQDISSFNAKQLTEYRRRAIGFVFQFYNLVPNLTAKENVEFAAEIVSDALNPKDVLSSVGLADRFDHFPSQLSGGEQQRVSIARAIAKKPKLLLCDEPTGALDYKTGKQILKLLQSTAQDNGTTVVIVTHNSALASIADRVIYMHDAKVIKTVINKTPKSIDEIEY; this is translated from the coding sequence GTGGCCTATATTGAAATGAAAGATTCTTGCAAATCCTATAAAGTTGGAGAACATAGAATCATTGCTAATAATAAAGTTTCTTTTTCTGTTGAGAAAGGAGAACTTGCAGTCATTTTAGGAGCGTCTGGTGCTGGAAAATCAACTGTATTGAATATTTTGGGAGGAATGGACACCAATGATAGTGGACAGGTTATTATTGATGGTCAAGATATTTCTTCCTTTAATGCAAAACAATTAACAGAATATCGGAGAAGAGCAATTGGCTTTGTTTTTCAGTTTTATAATTTAGTTCCAAATCTTACAGCCAAGGAGAATGTTGAATTCGCAGCAGAGATTGTTTCAGATGCTTTAAATCCTAAAGATGTTCTTAGTTCAGTTGGATTAGCAGATAGGTTTGATCATTTTCCTAGTCAATTGTCTGGAGGTGAACAACAGAGAGTTTCAATTGCGAGAGCCATTGCTAAAAAACCTAAATTGTTATTATGTGATGAGCCTACAGGTGCATTGGATTATAAAACGGGAAAGCAAATTTTAAAATTATTACAAAGTACAGCTCAAGATAATGGAACAACAGTTGTCATTGTAACACATAATAGTGCCTTAGCCTCGATTGCTGATCGCGTCATCTATATGCATGATGCAAAAGTGATTAAAACAGTCATCAATAAAACCCCTAAATCTATTGATGAGATTGAATACTAA
- a CDS encoding TetR/AcrR family transcriptional regulator encodes MKKRKTESKKRLQEALTQLLFEKDFENITISDLCQKAGINRGTFYLHYKDKNDMIDQLKNQSLDKLFHLLDSPSIYTDTKQLLIETLTLLKENFQFIEAVSQSSSLQFTQTIKDFIYRVLVTVENHDHIVRQQYGGIPYEYALEVYLSSIESIISYWIKSGGKESPEALTTIILKAVTLDQN; translated from the coding sequence ATGAAAAAAAGAAAAACAGAATCTAAAAAGCGATTACAAGAAGCACTTACTCAACTATTATTTGAAAAAGATTTTGAGAACATTACTATTTCTGATTTATGTCAAAAAGCAGGCATCAATCGAGGAACATTTTACCTACACTATAAAGATAAAAATGATATGATTGATCAGTTGAAGAATCAAAGTCTGGACAAACTTTTTCATCTATTAGACAGTCCTTCTATTTATACAGATACCAAACAATTACTTATTGAAACACTAACACTTTTAAAAGAAAATTTTCAATTTATAGAAGCCGTTTCTCAATCATCATCTTTACAATTCACACAGACTATCAAGGATTTTATTTACCGAGTCTTAGTTACAGTTGAAAATCATGATCATATTGTAAGGCAACAATATGGTGGCATACCCTATGAATATGCTTTAGAAGTCTATTTATCTAGTATCGAAAGTATCATTTCTTATTGGATAAAAAGTGGGGGAAAAGAATCACCTGAAGCATTAACGACTATTATCCTCAAAGCGGTTACTTTAGATCAAAACTAA
- the tpx gene encoding thiol peroxidase yields MTTFIGKPVTLSGQQFQVGETAPDFKLITPSLEMKSLSDFKGKKVISVVPSIDTGICSTQTRTFNKELSELDDTHVITISVDLPFAQAKWCGVEGLDKAIMLSDYYDHSFGKAYGLLMEEWHLLARAVLVLDEDNQIVYTQYLENVNSEPDYVSAITALKSIQ; encoded by the coding sequence ATGACCACATTTATTGGAAAACCTGTAACTTTATCAGGACAACAATTTCAAGTTGGAGAAACTGCTCCTGATTTTAAATTAATAACGCCAAGTTTAGAAATGAAATCATTATCTGATTTTAAAGGAAAAAAGGTTATTAGTGTCGTTCCTTCTATCGATACAGGAATTTGTTCAACGCAAACACGTACATTTAATAAAGAATTATCTGAACTTGACGATACTCACGTCATTACTATTTCAGTTGATTTACCGTTTGCACAAGCAAAATGGTGTGGAGTCGAAGGTTTAGATAAGGCCATAATGCTTTCAGATTACTATGATCATTCATTTGGAAAAGCTTATGGCTTACTTATGGAAGAGTGGCATCTTTTAGCACGAGCAGTCTTGGTTTTAGATGAGGATAATCAAATTGTATATACTCAATATCTGGAAAATGTAAACTCTGAACCGGACTATGTTTCTGCAATAACAGCACTAAAATCAATTCAATAA
- a CDS encoding TrkA C-terminal domain-containing protein: MTTGNKSEVTTSKYQKIAVSVAQRIASGEYEVGEKLKSRTTIASTFNVSPETARKGLNILADLNILTLKHGSGAIVLSKEKAIEFINQYESTHSIAVIKEKIRQNIRHQQGGMEELSSLVNDFLMQSQNISKQFPLAPYEIIVNKDTDHFGKSIGVLNLWHQTGATVVAIEHEGQFLISPGPYAVIEKGDHIYFVGDDSVYSRMKNFFNLSMGL, from the coding sequence ATGACTACAGGTAATAAGAGCGAAGTGACAACTTCCAAATATCAAAAGATTGCAGTTTCTGTAGCTCAACGCATCGCAAGTGGTGAATATGAAGTTGGCGAGAAATTGAAGTCACGTACGACGATAGCGTCAACATTCAATGTTTCTCCAGAAACAGCACGTAAAGGATTGAACATTCTAGCAGATTTAAATATTTTAACTTTAAAACATGGTAGTGGGGCTATTGTCCTATCCAAGGAAAAAGCAATTGAATTTATTAATCAATATGAATCCACTCATTCTATTGCCGTAATAAAGGAAAAAATACGTCAAAATATTCGTCATCAACAAGGGGGGATGGAAGAATTGTCATCATTGGTCAATGATTTTTTGATGCAAAGTCAAAATATCAGTAAGCAATTTCCTCTTGCACCATACGAAATTATTGTCAATAAGGATACTGATCATTTTGGAAAATCAATTGGCGTTTTAAATTTGTGGCATCAAACTGGGGCTACTGTAGTAGCTATTGAACATGAAGGCCAATTTTTGATTTCTCCAGGTCCTTATGCAGTGATTGAAAAAGGAGATCATATCTACTTTGTTGGTGATGACTCTGTATATTCACGTATGAAAAACTTTTTTAATCTGTCTATGGGACTATAA
- a CDS encoding Asp23/Gls24 family envelope stress response protein codes for MTINDIKSTLTYDDKVIEKIVGHALEEVDGLLAVSGGFFSNLKKNVVNSNSVTDGVHVEVGSKEVAVDLDVIVEYGKDIPKIADAIKEIVAKNVDVMTHLNVVEVNVNVVDIRTKEEQAQAEVTVQDKVSNAANSTSQFVSLKTEQMKEAVSNSDTREAPLN; via the coding sequence ATGACTATAAATGATATCAAAAGTACACTAACATATGACGATAAAGTCATCGAGAAAATTGTTGGACATGCTCTTGAAGAAGTTGATGGTTTACTCGCTGTGAGCGGTGGTTTCTTTTCAAATCTTAAAAAGAATGTCGTTAACTCGAATTCCGTTACGGATGGCGTTCATGTCGAAGTTGGCAGCAAAGAAGTGGCCGTCGATTTAGATGTCATTGTTGAGTATGGTAAAGATATACCAAAAATTGCGGATGCCATTAAAGAAATTGTCGCCAAAAATGTTGATGTTATGACACATTTAAATGTCGTAGAAGTTAACGTTAATGTTGTCGATATCCGAACAAAAGAAGAACAAGCTCAGGCGGAAGTAACTGTTCAAGATAAAGTTTCAAATGCTGCTAATTCAACTTCTCAGTTCGTAAGCTTAAAAACAGAGCAAATGAAAGAAGCGGTCTCTAATAGCGATACAAGGGAAGCTCCTCTTAACTAG
- a CDS encoding CsbD family protein, which yields MSDEKVKAKLGQISGKVKETIGKVSGDKSLETEGKVEKTSGKLEEFAADAKDSIKGFSDGLKKDK from the coding sequence ATGTCGGATGAAAAAGTAAAAGCTAAATTAGGTCAAATTAGTGGTAAAGTCAAAGAAACTATTGGAAAAGTTTCAGGTGACAAATCATTGGAAACAGAAGGTAAAGTTGAAAAAACATCTGGTAAATTAGAAGAATTTGCTGCTGATGCAAAAGATTCTATCAAGGGATTTTCAGATGGTCTCAAAAAAGATAAATAA
- a CDS encoding Asp23/Gls24 family envelope stress response protein has protein sequence MTDTFIKNTQPTQTPTIRGELTYENKVIEKIVGLAIEHVDGLLAVNGGYLSNIKNKLVNTDSVRDGVNVEVGKKQVAVDLDIIAEYQKHVPTIFDEIKAIVETEVKKMTDLDVIEVNVNVVDIKTKEQHEADKVTLQDKVTDAAHATSQFTSKQIGNVKSATDNAVSTEPRVQ, from the coding sequence ATGACTGATACATTTATTAAAAACACACAACCAACTCAAACTCCAACCATTCGTGGTGAATTAACATATGAAAATAAAGTTATTGAAAAAATTGTAGGACTAGCAATTGAACATGTTGATGGCTTACTCGCAGTTAATGGTGGTTATCTATCAAATATTAAAAATAAGCTTGTTAATACAGACTCAGTTCGTGACGGAGTTAATGTAGAAGTAGGTAAAAAACAAGTTGCTGTCGATTTAGATATCATTGCAGAATATCAAAAACATGTTCCAACTATCTTTGATGAGATTAAAGCTATTGTTGAAACAGAAGTTAAAAAAATGACAGACCTTGATGTCATCGAAGTCAATGTTAATGTTGTTGACATCAAAACAAAAGAACAACACGAAGCTGATAAAGTTACATTACAAGATAAAGTGACAGATGCTGCACATGCAACCAGTCAGTTTACGAGCAAACAAATAGGTAACGTAAAATCTGCTACCGATAACGCAGTTTCAACTGAACCGCGTGTTCAATAA
- a CDS encoding DUF2273 domain-containing protein: MEFYEKYKYPIIGGILGLVLAVLLMSFGLFKTLLAIIFIILGVYAGLFVKKTGILEQLFKQNRR; encoded by the coding sequence ATGGAGTTTTACGAAAAATACAAGTATCCCATTATTGGTGGTATCCTTGGTTTAGTTTTAGCTGTATTGCTAATGTCATTTGGATTATTTAAAACACTTTTAGCTATTATTTTTATCATTTTAGGTGTTTATGCTGGGCTATTTGTTAAAAAAACTGGCATATTAGAACAACTGTTTAAACAAAACCGTCGGTAA
- the amaP gene encoding alkaline shock response membrane anchor protein AmaP, with product MAKFLKIIYSLLGLILLSIFIMVMGVTQGYLKMPSSLNWFAWDLDKIPGFLNPGLYYYFYWIAVTLALLTIIGILVIIFYPRTYTEVQLSKNQGSLLLKKSAIEGYVRTAMQQSGLMTKPSVTAELYKRKFNINVAGKLDSRVAVSEQVNGIKEGIEKGLNDFFGIDKPVKFNVYVKDIAETEMKYGKRNRVE from the coding sequence ATGGCGAAATTTCTAAAGATTATTTATAGTCTTTTGGGTCTAATCCTTTTATCCATTTTTATCATGGTAATGGGTGTGACTCAAGGCTACTTAAAGATGCCGTCTAGTCTTAATTGGTTTGCTTGGGATTTAGATAAAATCCCAGGTTTCCTTAATCCTGGACTTTACTATTATTTCTACTGGATAGCAGTAACACTTGCCTTATTAACGATTATTGGTATTTTAGTCATTATTTTTTACCCAAGAACCTATACTGAAGTTCAATTAAGTAAAAATCAAGGTTCTTTACTTTTAAAAAAATCTGCTATTGAAGGTTATGTTAGGACAGCTATGCAACAATCAGGTTTGATGACAAAACCGAGTGTAACTGCTGAACTTTACAAACGTAAATTTAATATTAATGTTGCTGGAAAACTTGATTCACGGGTTGCTGTTAGTGAACAAGTCAATGGCATAAAAGAGGGTATCGAAAAAGGTTTAAATGACTTTTTTGGAATTGATAAACCTGTCAAATTTAATGTTTATGTTAAAGACATAGCAGAAACCGAAATGAAATACGGTAAGCGCAATCGTGTAGAATAG
- a CDS encoding GlsB/YeaQ/YmgE family stress response membrane protein: protein MGIIWTLIVGGIIGLIAGALTKHGGSMGWIANILAGLVGAYIGQALLGTWGPSLAGMALIPSIIGAVIVVIVTSFILSKLN from the coding sequence ATGGGAATTATTTGGACATTAATCGTAGGTGGTATTATTGGACTTATCGCTGGTGCATTAACAAAGCACGGTGGATCAATGGGATGGATTGCTAATATTCTTGCAGGTTTAGTCGGAGCTTACATTGGTCAAGCTCTATTAGGAACATGGGGTCCATCATTAGCTGGAATGGCATTGATTCCATCAATTATTGGTGCAGTGATTGTGGTTATTGTGACTTCATTTATTCTTAGCAAACTCAATTAA
- a CDS encoding GlsB/YeaQ/YmgE family stress response membrane protein: protein MGIIWTLIVGGIIGLIAGALTKHGGSMGWIANILAGLVGAYIGQALLGTWGPSLAGMALIPSIIGAVIVVIVTSFILSKLN from the coding sequence ATGGGAATCATTTGGACATTAATCGTAGGTGGTATTATTGGACTTATCGCTGGTGCATTGACAAAACACGGTGGATCAATGGGATGGATTGCTAATATCCTAGCAGGTTTAGTAGGGGCTTACATTGGTCAAGCTCTATTAGGAACATGGGGTCCATCATTAGCTGGAATGGCATTGATTCCATCAATTATTGGTGCAGTGATTGTAGTTATTGTGACTTCATTTATTCTAAGTAAATTAAATTAG
- the pcrA gene encoding DNA helicase PcrA, which translates to MNPLLNGMNDRQAEAVETTEGPLLIMAGAGSGKTRVLTHRIAYLIDEKCVNPWNILAITFTNKAAREMRERALLLNPATQETLIATFHSMCVRILRREADHIGYNRNFTIVDPGEQRTLMKRILKNLNLDPKKWNERSILGTISNAKNDLLDEMAYEAQASDMYSQIVARCYKAYQEELRRSEAMDFDDLIMMTLRLFDKNPEVLSYYQQRYQYIHVDEYQDTNHAQYQLVKLLASRFQNICVVGDADQSIYGWRGADMQNILDFEKDYPKAKVVLLEENYRSTKTILQAANDVIRYNKNRKEKKLWTQNDQGEKIVYHRANDERDEAVFIASTISNMCLELGKSFKDFAVLYRTNAQSRTIEEAFLKSNIPYTMVGGTKFYSRKEIRDLIAYLNIVANPSDNISFERIVNEPKRGVGPGTLEKLRLYAYDSQLSLLEASSNLFLSPLKGKAAQAITDLATLLTSLRQDLDHLSITELAEALLEKTGYLEQLKIQNTLESQARIENIEEFLSVTKNFDDNQSPTNDESGIDTLGRFLNDLALIADTDDDKTESAEVTLMTLHAAKGLEFPVVFLIGMEEGVFPLSRASEDQDELEEERRLAYVGITRAEQILFLTNANTRTLFGKTNYNRPSRFLREISEDLLAFQGLARPANSSFGVRYSNEKQHQFGKGMSLSQAIQSRKAQVQQTQIAVSNHSNENVTWEIGDLARHKKWGDGTVLEVTGNGQSTELKIKFPEVGLKKLLASVAPIEKINKI; encoded by the coding sequence ATGAATCCTTTATTAAATGGAATGAATGATAGACAAGCAGAAGCCGTAGAAACAACTGAGGGCCCTCTTTTAATCATGGCTGGAGCTGGATCGGGTAAGACACGCGTATTAACACACCGAATTGCCTATTTGATTGATGAAAAATGTGTTAATCCATGGAATATTCTAGCCATTACCTTTACCAATAAAGCTGCGCGTGAAATGCGTGAAAGGGCACTCTTATTAAATCCAGCAACTCAAGAAACTTTGATTGCTACCTTTCACTCAATGTGTGTCAGAATTTTACGAAGAGAAGCTGATCATATTGGCTACAATCGAAACTTTACCATTGTTGATCCTGGGGAACAACGGACATTGATGAAACGTATCCTGAAAAACCTAAACTTGGATCCCAAAAAATGGAATGAACGCTCAATTCTGGGAACAATTTCAAATGCTAAAAATGATTTATTAGATGAAATGGCATATGAAGCGCAAGCATCTGATATGTATTCGCAAATCGTAGCACGTTGCTACAAAGCCTATCAGGAAGAACTAAGACGTAGTGAAGCAATGGATTTTGATGACTTAATCATGATGACATTAAGGCTGTTTGATAAAAATCCAGAGGTTCTTTCTTATTACCAACAACGCTATCAGTATATCCATGTGGATGAATATCAAGATACCAACCATGCTCAATATCAGTTGGTAAAATTACTGGCATCCAGATTTCAGAACATCTGTGTGGTTGGTGATGCTGACCAGTCTATTTATGGCTGGCGTGGCGCTGACATGCAGAATATATTAGATTTTGAAAAAGACTATCCTAAGGCAAAAGTAGTTCTATTAGAAGAAAACTATCGTTCTACCAAAACAATATTGCAAGCAGCTAACGATGTGATTAGGTATAATAAAAATCGCAAAGAAAAGAAATTATGGACTCAAAATGATCAGGGTGAAAAGATTGTTTACCATAGAGCCAATGATGAACGAGACGAAGCGGTCTTTATTGCATCTACAATTTCTAATATGTGTTTAGAGTTGGGAAAAAGTTTCAAGGATTTTGCAGTCCTTTATCGTACAAATGCCCAATCTCGCACAATTGAGGAAGCCTTTTTAAAATCCAATATACCATATACGATGGTTGGCGGTACAAAATTCTACAGTCGTAAAGAAATTCGTGATCTTATTGCTTATCTCAATATCGTAGCCAATCCATCAGATAATATTTCTTTTGAAAGAATTGTCAATGAACCCAAGCGAGGAGTTGGTCCTGGTACCTTAGAGAAATTACGACTATATGCCTATGATAGTCAATTGTCATTATTAGAGGCATCTAGTAATTTGTTTTTATCCCCATTAAAAGGAAAAGCAGCTCAAGCAATAACTGATTTGGCCACTTTATTGACATCACTAAGGCAAGACTTAGATCATTTATCCATTACCGAATTAGCTGAAGCATTATTAGAAAAAACCGGTTACTTGGAACAATTAAAAATTCAAAATACACTAGAAAGTCAAGCTCGAATTGAAAATATTGAAGAGTTTTTATCAGTTACCAAAAACTTTGATGATAACCAGTCGCCTACCAATGATGAAAGTGGCATTGATACATTGGGTCGTTTTTTAAATGATTTAGCCTTAATTGCGGATACTGATGATGATAAAACGGAGAGTGCAGAAGTAACCTTAATGACCCTGCACGCTGCAAAAGGGCTAGAATTTCCAGTTGTCTTCCTAATCGGTATGGAGGAAGGTGTCTTTCCTTTATCTAGAGCATCTGAAGATCAAGATGAGTTAGAGGAAGAAAGACGTCTTGCTTATGTAGGTATCACGAGAGCAGAACAAATTTTATTCTTAACTAATGCCAATACACGTACCTTGTTTGGTAAAACGAATTACAATCGTCCATCACGGTTCTTAAGAGAAATTTCTGAAGACTTATTAGCCTTTCAAGGATTGGCGCGACCTGCGAATAGTTCATTTGGTGTTCGTTACTCTAACGAAAAGCAACATCAATTTGGAAAAGGCATGTCCTTATCGCAAGCTATTCAAAGTCGTAAAGCACAGGTACAACAGACACAGATAGCTGTTTCAAATCATTCAAATGAAAATGTGACGTGGGAAATCGGAGACCTGGCTAGACATAAAAAGTGGGGAGATGGTACTGTTTTAGAAGTAACAGGGAATGGACAGAGTACGGAACTTAAAATAAAATTTCCAGAAGTTGGACTCAAAAAATTACTTGCAAGCGTTGCTCCAATTGAAAAAATAAATAAGATATAA